The following are encoded together in the Robertmurraya sp. FSL R5-0851 genome:
- the cyoE gene encoding heme o synthase, whose protein sequence is MAGSRSISEATINGDDNGIDLPKTNAWKDFLALIKIGIVNSNLITTFTGLWLALHFGEKSFFSNLDIVFYTLIGSSLIIAGSCAINNYIDRDIDPLMERTKDRPTVTGNVQPRKVIIMGLTLITIGTIFLALTTLTAVVIGLVGVFSYVVLYTMWSKRQLVSNTIIGSISGAVPPLIGWSAVDGDLSIMAWSLFLIMFAWQPPHFYALAMRRVEEYRAANIPMLPVVKGFETTKKHIILWIVSLLPLPFLLTSLGIPFLILASALNVGWLVTGLYGYKKKDDMKWAKIMFVYSLQYLTILFVAMVIVTLI, encoded by the coding sequence ATGGCGGGCTCAAGATCAATAAGTGAAGCAACGATAAACGGCGATGATAACGGCATTGATCTACCAAAGACAAATGCATGGAAGGATTTCCTTGCACTAATTAAAATTGGCATTGTAAACTCCAATTTAATTACTACCTTTACTGGACTTTGGTTAGCGCTTCACTTTGGAGAAAAAAGCTTCTTTTCAAATCTAGATATTGTTTTTTATACGTTGATAGGATCGTCGCTCATTATAGCAGGTTCCTGTGCCATAAATAACTACATTGATAGAGATATTGATCCTCTTATGGAACGTACTAAGGATAGACCAACAGTAACGGGAAATGTTCAACCACGAAAAGTGATTATAATGGGGTTAACTCTTATAACTATAGGTACTATTTTTCTCGCATTAACCACATTAACAGCTGTTGTAATTGGACTTGTAGGAGTGTTTAGCTATGTTGTCCTTTATACAATGTGGTCAAAACGCCAACTTGTTTCAAATACCATCATAGGAAGTATATCAGGTGCCGTACCACCACTGATTGGTTGGTCAGCGGTTGATGGGGATTTGAGTATCATGGCATGGAGTTTATTCCTAATCATGTTTGCTTGGCAACCACCGCATTTTTATGCCCTAGCGATGAGAAGAGTAGAAGAGTATAGGGCTGCTAACATTCCTATGTTACCAGTAGTAAAAGGCTTTGAAACAACAAAAAAACATATCATTTTATGGATTGTTTCCTTGTTGCCGCTTCCATTCTTATTGACCAGCTTAGGTATACCATTCCTAATCCTAGCGTCAGCTTTAAATGTAGGATGGTTAGTTACTGGTTTATATGGCTATAAGAAAAAGGACGATATGAAATGGGCAAAGATCATGTTTGTCTATTCTCTACAATATCTAACTATTCTTTTTGTAGCTATGGTAATTGTCACACTAATATAA
- the coxB gene encoding cytochrome c oxidase subunit II, producing the protein MKRLAKWRMISMIAIITLLLSGCGEPFLSTLQPAGEVAKEQFDLMMLSVAIMVGVIIVVTLIFAIVVVKFRRKDDSIPKQVEGSHKLEIIWTVIPIILLLILAVPTVASTFKFADVSEMDKKNEEGKTDALVINVRASLYWWEFEYPNEEIITSQDLVVPTGQKVYFNLKASDVKHSFWIPAVGGKMDTNTDNVNRFYLQFDEQKANEAGDLFYGKCAELCGPSHALMDFKVKAISPDEFDQWVADMQSVKEPETAETPLAQQGQEVFNNSCIGCHAVTPATGAPEAARLGPNLTNFGERSRIAGVLDHTEEELKNWISDPEAYKPGNKMTNAYNTLTPEELDAVSEYLMNLKVQD; encoded by the coding sequence ATGAAAAGGCTTGCGAAATGGCGAATGATTTCAATGATTGCAATCATAACGCTACTACTTTCCGGATGTGGTGAACCGTTCTTGTCAACGCTACAGCCAGCCGGTGAGGTTGCTAAAGAGCAATTCGATTTAATGATGTTATCTGTGGCGATAATGGTAGGGGTAATTATCGTCGTAACCTTGATCTTCGCGATCGTGGTTGTAAAATTCCGCCGCAAGGATGATAGCATTCCAAAACAGGTGGAAGGAAGTCATAAGCTAGAAATCATTTGGACTGTTATCCCAATTATTCTACTTCTTATTCTTGCTGTTCCAACAGTAGCTTCTACATTTAAGTTTGCTGATGTTTCTGAGATGGATAAGAAAAATGAAGAGGGTAAAACGGATGCATTAGTTATCAATGTCCGTGCTAGCCTTTATTGGTGGGAATTTGAGTATCCAAACGAAGAAATTATTACGAGTCAGGACTTGGTTGTTCCTACAGGACAAAAGGTGTACTTTAACTTAAAGGCGTCTGATGTAAAGCACTCTTTCTGGATTCCAGCGGTTGGTGGAAAGATGGATACAAACACTGATAACGTGAACCGATTTTATTTGCAATTTGATGAACAAAAAGCAAATGAAGCTGGAGATTTATTTTACGGGAAATGTGCGGAGCTTTGCGGACCATCTCACGCTCTAATGGACTTTAAAGTTAAAGCGATTTCACCAGATGAGTTTGACCAGTGGGTTGCTGATATGCAATCTGTCAAGGAACCTGAAACGGCTGAAACTCCTTTAGCTCAACAAGGTCAAGAAGTCTTTAATAACAGCTGTATTGGTTGTCATGCTGTAACACCAGCAACTGGTGCTCCAGAAGCTGCTCGTCTTGGACCAAATCTAACAAACTTTGGTGAAAGATCTCGTATTGCAGGTGTATTAGACCATACAGAAGAAGAACTTAAAAACTGGATTTCTGATCCTGAAGCTTATAAGCCAGGGAACAAAATGACAAATGCATACAACACATTAACTCCAGAAGAACTAGATGCTGTATCAGAATACTTAATGAACTTAAAGGTACAGGATTAA
- the ctaD gene encoding cytochrome c oxidase subunit I, whose translation MSTYAQKKGFGATLWEYLTTVDHKKIAILYLIAGGLFFVLGGLEAMFIRIQLAVPNNDFVSAGLYNEILTMHGTTMIFLAAMPLLFAFMNAIMPLQIGARDVAFPFVNALGFWLFFFGGIFLNLSWFLGGAPDAGWTSYASLSMASEGHGIDFYALGLQISGAGTLMGGINFLVTIINMRAPGMTYMRMPLFTWSTFVASALILFAFPPLTVGLFLLIFDRMFGSNFFDVANGGNTVIWEHLFWIFGHPEVYILVLPAFGIFSEIFATFSRKRLFGYSSMVFATVLIGFLGFMVWAHHMFTTGLGPIANAIFAVATMAIAVPTGIKIFNWLFTMWGGSIKFTTPMLYAVAFIPSFVGGGVTGVMLASAAADYQYHDSYFVVAHFHYVIVGGVVFGLLAATHFYWPKMFGTMLNEALGKITFWLFLIGFHLTFFIQHFLGLMGMPRRIFTFLPNQGLDAGNLISTIGAFFMAIATLILLINIVITSVKNEKVGNDPWEDGRTLEWAIPSPPPFYNFKQLPLVRGLDPLWIEKMEGKKGMTPAEPLGDIHMPNNSFTPFMISLGLFVAAFGALYREDYNWGVLVLIAGMGITLLSMFVRSVKDDHGFHIHKEDLLNDDDKGGKA comes from the coding sequence GTGAGTACCTATGCTCAGAAAAAGGGGTTCGGTGCGACTTTGTGGGAATACTTAACTACAGTAGACCATAAAAAGATCGCTATCCTTTACTTAATTGCTGGTGGACTATTCTTCGTTCTAGGTGGTCTAGAAGCAATGTTTATTCGTATCCAGCTAGCTGTACCAAACAATGATTTTGTAAGCGCTGGATTATATAATGAAATTTTAACCATGCATGGAACAACAATGATTTTCTTAGCAGCTATGCCACTGTTATTTGCTTTTATGAATGCCATTATGCCATTACAAATCGGAGCTCGTGACGTTGCGTTTCCATTTGTCAATGCACTTGGATTCTGGTTATTCTTTTTTGGTGGTATCTTCTTAAATCTATCTTGGTTTTTAGGAGGAGCACCAGATGCAGGTTGGACCTCTTATGCATCTCTATCGATGGCATCTGAAGGACACGGGATAGATTTTTATGCACTAGGGTTACAGATTTCTGGTGCGGGAACGTTAATGGGGGGAATTAACTTTCTAGTAACGATTATCAATATGCGTGCACCTGGTATGACATACATGAGAATGCCATTGTTTACATGGTCTACGTTCGTGGCATCAGCACTTATCCTATTTGCATTTCCTCCGCTTACAGTGGGACTATTCTTGCTGATTTTTGACCGTATGTTTGGTTCAAACTTCTTTGATGTTGCAAATGGTGGAAATACAGTCATTTGGGAGCATTTATTCTGGATCTTTGGACACCCAGAAGTGTATATTTTAGTCTTACCGGCATTCGGTATTTTCTCGGAAATTTTTGCTACTTTCTCGAGAAAGCGTCTGTTTGGATACTCATCTATGGTGTTCGCTACGGTTCTTATTGGATTCTTAGGATTCATGGTTTGGGCTCACCATATGTTTACAACTGGATTAGGTCCAATTGCTAATGCAATCTTTGCTGTTGCAACGATGGCAATTGCTGTTCCAACTGGTATAAAAATCTTTAACTGGCTCTTCACTATGTGGGGAGGAAGCATCAAGTTCACAACACCTATGCTTTATGCCGTTGCATTCATTCCATCTTTCGTAGGTGGAGGGGTAACAGGGGTTATGCTTGCTTCAGCAGCAGCTGACTACCAATACCATGATTCTTATTTCGTAGTTGCCCATTTCCACTATGTTATTGTTGGTGGAGTTGTATTTGGTCTTTTAGCAGCAACCCATTTCTATTGGCCAAAAATGTTTGGAACAATGTTAAACGAAGCATTAGGAAAAATCACTTTCTGGTTATTCTTAATTGGATTCCACTTAACATTCTTTATCCAGCATTTCCTTGGATTAATGGGGATGCCAAGACGTATTTTTACATTCTTACCTAACCAAGGTTTGGATGCTGGGAACTTAATAAGTACAATTGGTGCATTCTTTATGGCGATTGCTACATTAATCTTGTTAATCAACATTGTGATTACAAGTGTGAAAAATGAAAAGGTTGGAAATGATCCTTGGGAAGATGGACGTACACTTGAGTGGGCAATTCCATCACCACCACCTTTCTACAACTTTAAACAGCTTCCGCTTGTTCGTGGATTAGATCCACTATGGATTGAAAAAATGGAAGGCAAAAAAGGTATGACACCTGCTGAGCCGCTTGGTGACATTCATATGCCAAACAACTCATTTACTCCATTTATGATTTCACTAGGATTATTTGTGGCCGCATTTGGTGCGCTATACCGTGAAGATTATAATTGGGGTGTATTGGTTCTGATCGCAGGAATGGGTATCACACTTTTATCAATGTTTGTTCGTTCTGTTAAGGATGACCATGGCTTCCATATTCACAAGGAAGATTTATTAAACGATGATGATAAGGGGGGGAAGGCATAA
- a CDS encoding cytochrome (ubi)quinol oxidase subunit III produces MHVEDKFTAETWPAAPEKQTLEGKNKFLGFWLFLGGETVLFASLFATYLALKDKVPNAEHALAKDLFELPLVFVATMLLLTSSLTSVYAMYHMKNFNFKKMQLWLGLTVLLGFAFLLLEIYEFNHYVHEYHHTFTSSAFGSAFYTLVGFHGGHVAFGLLWIVTLMVRNAKRGLDLYNAPKFYVASLYWHFIDVVWVFIFTVVYLMGMVG; encoded by the coding sequence ATGCATGTAGAAGATAAGTTTACTGCTGAAACATGGCCTGCCGCACCTGAAAAGCAAACCCTTGAAGGAAAAAATAAGTTTTTAGGTTTTTGGTTATTTTTAGGTGGAGAAACGGTTCTCTTTGCATCACTTTTTGCAACTTACTTAGCCTTAAAGGATAAGGTTCCAAATGCTGAACACGCTCTAGCAAAGGATCTTTTCGAATTACCGCTAGTATTTGTAGCAACGATGCTACTTTTAACTAGTTCGTTAACAAGTGTATATGCAATGTACCACATGAAAAACTTCAATTTCAAAAAGATGCAGCTATGGTTAGGCTTAACTGTGCTGCTAGGATTTGCATTCTTGCTTCTTGAAATTTACGAGTTCAATCACTATGTACATGAATATCATCATACATTTACTAGTAGTGCATTTGGATCTGCCTTTTATACTCTTGTTGGTTTCCACGGGGGTCACGTTGCTTTCGGTCTTCTATGGATCGTCACTTTAATGGTGAGAAATGCAAAGCGTGGGTTAGATTTGTACAATGCGCCAAAGTTCTATGTTGCAAGTCTTTACTGGCACTTTATTGACGTGGTGTGGGTATTTATTTTCACGGTAGTATATTTAATGGGAATGGTGGGATAA
- the ctaF gene encoding cytochrome c oxidase subunit IVB yields MASEQTHSGNPRVDIEYRKKKSAEEMRYQIVSFSMMIFLTFVAFIAVGYGDFSAWFIVPFILLLAVVQVVFQLYYFMHMSHKGHEAPALFLYSGLLVGLITILAFMTIIWW; encoded by the coding sequence ATGGCAAGTGAACAAACACATTCAGGTAACCCTAGAGTAGACATTGAATATCGTAAAAAGAAAAGTGCAGAGGAAATGCGCTATCAAATTGTATCATTTTCTATGATGATCTTTTTGACATTTGTAGCATTTATTGCTGTAGGCTATGGTGATTTTTCGGCATGGTTTATCGTTCCTTTCATTCTTTTGCTAGCTGTCGTGCAAGTAGTCTTTCAATTATATTACTTCATGCATATGAGTCATAAGGGACATGAAGCGCCAGCGCTTTTCCTATATTCAGGTTTATTAGTTGGGTTAATAACAATATTAGCTTTTATGACCATTATTTGGTGGTAA
- the ctaG gene encoding cytochrome c oxidase assembly factor CtaG, translating into MSLDIFGFRALWSPFFLILLLVFLATYFLVTTKYRSLFSKSEVLTKKQWISFTSAMVLLYVVKGSPIDLLGHIMFYVHMIQMAILYLVIPILFIYGIPPWMWRSVLSKPIIKPLFGFFTKPLIALILFNGVFSFYHVPNIFDIVKTDMWLHAIYTSALFLLAICMWWPLVNELEEYETLNGLKKVGYIFADGILLTPACALIIFADTPMYTTFSDPNAWASALELCVPSTTLASLNLSGPEMFNSMSLLEDQQTGGVLMKVIQEVVYGVILAQVFFNWFRKEQTIDELPVNQTTFQPEPTK; encoded by the coding sequence TTGTCGCTTGATATATTTGGATTTAGGGCATTGTGGAGTCCATTTTTCCTAATCCTTTTACTTGTGTTTTTAGCTACCTATTTTCTCGTAACTACGAAGTACCGATCTCTCTTTTCAAAATCTGAGGTATTAACTAAAAAACAATGGATTAGCTTTACATCAGCTATGGTACTTTTGTATGTGGTGAAGGGATCTCCCATTGATTTGTTAGGACATATAATGTTTTACGTTCATATGATCCAAATGGCCATTCTATACTTAGTGATTCCTATTCTATTTATTTATGGAATTCCTCCATGGATGTGGAGATCGGTATTATCTAAACCAATCATCAAACCATTGTTTGGATTTTTCACAAAACCTCTAATTGCACTTATTCTTTTTAATGGAGTGTTTTCTTTCTACCACGTTCCTAATATTTTTGATATTGTAAAAACAGATATGTGGTTGCATGCCATCTATACTTCGGCATTATTTTTATTAGCGATTTGTATGTGGTGGCCACTAGTGAACGAGTTAGAAGAGTATGAAACATTAAACGGGTTGAAAAAGGTAGGTTATATCTTTGCAGATGGAATTTTATTAACACCAGCATGTGCTTTAATTATCTTTGCAGATACACCGATGTATACTACTTTTTCTGATCCAAACGCATGGGCAAGCGCACTTGAATTATGTGTTCCATCAACGACGCTAGCTTCATTAAATTTAAGTGGGCCAGAGATGTTTAATTCAATGTCGCTGCTTGAGGATCAACAAACGGGTGGAGTGCTCATGAAGGTCATACAAGAGGTTGTGTATGGTGTGATCTTAGCACAGGTGTTCTTTAATTGGTTCAGAAAGGAACAAACGATTGATGAGTTACCTGTAAATCAAACTACCTTTCAACCAGAGCCTACTAAATAA
- a CDS encoding DUF420 domain-containing protein gives MDFTLPILPTISTTFIVLSGLTVAIGWWQIKQRKIEAHQKTMFLAGIFAIIFFVIYASRTIFIGNTAFGGPDDIKIYYTIFLIFHITLATVGAVLGIISLYTGYKKQLEKHRKLGPITSIVWFFTAITGVAVYLLLYVIYHGGETTSVIKAILGF, from the coding sequence ATGGATTTCACATTACCTATTTTACCTACAATTAGTACAACCTTTATTGTGCTAAGTGGTCTAACTGTTGCGATTGGATGGTGGCAAATCAAGCAACGTAAAATAGAGGCCCATCAAAAAACGATGTTTTTAGCAGGAATATTCGCTATTATCTTCTTTGTCATCTATGCTAGCCGAACCATCTTTATTGGTAATACAGCGTTTGGTGGACCAGATGATATTAAAATTTACTATACAATCTTTTTGATCTTTCATATTACATTAGCAACGGTTGGAGCAGTATTAGGGATCATTTCGTTGTATACAGGCTATAAAAAGCAACTAGAAAAGCATAGAAAACTTGGGCCCATTACTAGCATCGTGTGGTTTTTTACTGCTATTACAGGTGTAGCGGTATACCTGCTATTGTACGTCATATACCACGGAGGAGAAACCACCTCTGTTATTAAAGCAATACTAGGGTTTTAA
- a CDS encoding GNAT family N-acetyltransferase, with amino-acid sequence MEFVVLTENDYEEAMKLSMYAFQYKVSADDIPKRKQMLKSHDILAVKDGEKLVAKLHIIPFSIYINDNKFQMGGIAGVSTYPEYRRHGYVKQLITEALQHMNQKQQYISFLHPFDVQFYRRFGWELFADNKKVTIEKKDLDMLPSNQGKILRDIPKDERAQIERVYETYAASHSGMLVRTQKWWKDHVYSEDHLAAYVNDNGDYEGYLVYSVKNKEMEIIEIITCTHQAAIGLWNFICQHDSMIDKVVVTTSTHDLFPYYLKQPKQKTDVHPYFMARIVNVEGFLKSYSFELTGEKVFIHVNDEYCSWNIGSYLLSDDSFTAYKEKEGSVCAHPPKVGLQMGIGTLSTLLLGYKTADELYHLGEITGSIDDLQKLKRKIPRLRPYFPDFF; translated from the coding sequence ATGGAATTTGTTGTATTAACAGAAAATGATTATGAGGAAGCCATGAAATTGTCAATGTATGCCTTTCAATATAAGGTAAGTGCGGATGATATCCCTAAAAGAAAACAGATGCTAAAATCCCACGACATTCTTGCGGTCAAGGATGGAGAAAAACTTGTTGCAAAATTACATATTATCCCGTTTTCTATTTATATAAACGATAACAAATTTCAAATGGGAGGCATAGCTGGAGTGTCAACGTATCCAGAATACCGGCGTCACGGCTATGTGAAACAACTTATTACTGAAGCCTTACAACATATGAATCAGAAACAGCAATACATATCCTTTCTTCACCCTTTTGATGTCCAGTTTTATCGTAGATTCGGTTGGGAGCTTTTTGCAGATAACAAAAAGGTAACGATTGAGAAGAAAGATTTAGATATGTTGCCTTCAAACCAAGGGAAAATTTTAAGAGACATTCCTAAGGATGAAAGAGCACAAATTGAAAGAGTATATGAGACTTATGCAGCATCTCATAGTGGTATGCTTGTTCGAACACAAAAATGGTGGAAAGACCACGTATACAGTGAGGACCATTTGGCTGCGTATGTGAATGACAATGGTGATTACGAAGGTTATCTCGTCTATTCAGTGAAAAATAAAGAGATGGAAATCATTGAAATTATTACTTGTACTCATCAGGCAGCCATTGGACTATGGAATTTTATCTGTCAGCATGACTCCATGATTGACAAGGTAGTAGTTACCACTTCGACTCATGACCTATTTCCATACTACTTAAAACAACCAAAACAAAAGACGGATGTTCACCCATACTTTATGGCTAGAATTGTTAATGTAGAAGGGTTTTTAAAATCCTACTCCTTCGAGTTAACTGGTGAAAAGGTATTTATTCATGTAAATGATGAATACTGTAGTTGGAATATTGGTTCGTATTTACTTTCTGATGATTCTTTTACAGCTTACAAGGAGAAAGAAGGAAGTGTTTGTGCACATCCACCTAAGGTTGGGTTGCAAATGGGCATAGGAACATTGTCTACGCTATTGTTAGGATACAAAACTGCTGATGAGCTGTATCACCTTGGAGAAATTACAGGAAGCATAGATGATCTACAGAAGCTTAAAAGGAAAATTCCAAGATTACGTCCATATTTTCCGGATTTCTTTTAA
- the ytvI gene encoding sporulation integral membrane protein YtvI yields the protein MLLSFFKKRYLLIFIGVCIAALLLYLILPVSIPLITAFITALFLDPLVRMLQNRTKLNRKVSVLVVFLGFLLFVGVTGYFIVTKVITEAIQVVEYAPQLINEINRAWLDTEEKLTSAAKELPKEVVDGISNQVQTFLNGTKNDLVAYVNIDNVRSLLTNIPSYLVSFLVYLIALFLFLLDLQRLKISLYSHLTEKTADKVNFMTSRLSFVVIGFFKAQFLVSVLIFLVTLIGLFIITPKVALLMATIIWIIDFIPIIGSIVIMAPWALFHFITGDVVLGTKLSILAAILLIIRRTVEPKVMGTHIGLSPLSTLIAMYLGLKLLGILGFIIGPLLLIAFNSAKEAGIIKLNFKI from the coding sequence TTGTTACTCAGCTTTTTTAAGAAACGGTATTTATTAATTTTTATAGGTGTCTGTATAGCAGCCCTGTTGTTATATCTTATTCTGCCCGTATCTATTCCTTTGATCACTGCATTTATAACAGCATTATTCCTTGACCCTCTCGTACGAATGTTACAAAATCGCACCAAACTTAATCGGAAAGTATCTGTTTTAGTTGTATTTTTGGGCTTCTTACTCTTCGTGGGGGTGACCGGCTATTTCATTGTTACAAAAGTCATTACAGAAGCCATACAAGTTGTTGAATACGCTCCTCAGCTAATAAATGAGATCAATCGGGCTTGGCTAGATACTGAAGAGAAATTAACCTCTGCTGCTAAGGAATTACCGAAGGAAGTAGTAGATGGAATTAGCAACCAGGTACAAACCTTTCTTAATGGAACGAAAAACGATTTAGTAGCTTACGTAAACATCGATAATGTTCGGTCATTGCTTACAAATATACCCAGCTATCTTGTCAGCTTCTTAGTGTATTTGATTGCACTATTTCTTTTCCTATTAGATTTACAAAGGTTAAAAATTTCTTTATATAGCCATTTAACTGAGAAAACAGCTGATAAAGTTAATTTTATGACCTCCCGTCTATCCTTTGTTGTAATCGGATTTTTTAAGGCTCAATTTCTTGTTTCTGTACTCATTTTCTTAGTTACACTAATTGGGTTATTCATTATTACTCCAAAAGTAGCTTTATTAATGGCCACTATCATTTGGATTATAGATTTTATCCCCATCATTGGGTCTATAGTGATCATGGCACCATGGGCATTATTTCATTTCATAACTGGAGATGTAGTGTTAGGTACAAAACTATCTATTTTAGCAGCTATATTGTTAATTATCCGTCGGACGGTCGAGCCGAAAGTGATGGGAACACATATTGGTCTCTCACCATTATCTACTTTAATAGCAATGTACCTTGGTCTTAAGTTGCTAGGAATTCTAGGGTTTATTATTGGCCCTTTACTATTAATCGCATTCAATTCGGCAAAAGAAGCTGGCATTATTAAGCTGAATTTTAAAATTTAA
- a CDS encoding YugN family protein, with product MKFENVGLESVKADLNRLDEVMLDHGLVREGQWDYERVTYDRKFILKEGTFYLRVFGYAVEGDVGAHKATVQLMTPLLGKHYYPHGVEYGEGETFPKGLVSQCEKLLNEVKVEVEKFSK from the coding sequence ATGAAGTTTGAAAATGTAGGTCTTGAGAGCGTAAAAGCAGATTTAAATCGTTTAGACGAAGTGATGCTTGATCATGGGTTAGTTCGTGAAGGACAATGGGACTATGAAAGAGTAACATACGACCGTAAGTTTATCCTAAAAGAAGGAACTTTCTATCTTCGTGTATTCGGATATGCTGTAGAAGGTGATGTTGGAGCACACAAAGCAACCGTTCAATTAATGACACCGCTATTAGGAAAGCATTATTATCCACACGGTGTAGAATACGGTGAAGGTGAAACTTTTCCAAAAGGACTTGTCAGCCAATGCGAAAAGCTTCTAAACGAAGTAAAAGTAGAAGTGGAGAAATTTTCTAAATAA
- a CDS encoding CBS domain-containing protein, which translates to MKTINELMTKEVECCTLLDNVYEVALKMKELNVGAIPIVDGDKLIGMITDRDIVVRGVAEKHPGSTKVEDIMSKQIITVSPETTAREAAELMAKHQIRRLPVTEGKKLVGIVALGDLAVEKITDYQAGKALSDISEHTSSDMH; encoded by the coding sequence ATGAAGACCATAAATGAGTTGATGACTAAGGAAGTCGAATGCTGCACGCTTCTTGATAATGTGTACGAGGTCGCACTTAAAATGAAAGAGCTAAACGTAGGTGCGATTCCAATTGTCGATGGTGATAAGTTAATCGGAATGATTACCGATCGTGATATTGTCGTTAGAGGTGTTGCTGAAAAACATCCTGGTTCGACAAAAGTCGAAGATATCATGAGTAAGCAGATTATAACGGTATCACCTGAAACAACTGCTAGAGAGGCAGCTGAATTAATGGCCAAGCATCAAATTCGACGTCTTCCAGTAACAGAAGGAAAAAAACTAGTTGGAATAGTAGCTCTAGGGGATTTGGCTGTTGAAAAGATCACCGACTATCAAGCCGGTAAGGCCTTATCTGACATTTCCGAACATACTTCTTCTGACATGCATTAA
- a CDS encoding CAP domain-containing protein: MITAILGIVFYLNIQNGDEEILVEDGTQKKGSNQDISNNSSDEGTNSERPTDGVSTYIGMSKETLEENLGQPNRVDQTYYGFDWWIYNADPANYSQIGVKDGKVVTVYAIGSEVNISPFKIGQHVDEIFSSSYVETEIGLDFEGSSYQFELSESDLNTRPLLKMGDIFVQLYIDKFTATLSSFRVMDAETLLKLRPYELVYFGELQEIEPDEMVPDEKVEDANEKQIYDITNIMRMRFGLASLQWDEKTATVAYGHSKDMEESNTFSHTSEKFGELTDRLEAGEVFYQVAGENIAANYADAPAVMEGWLNSKGHRESLLNEDFTHIGVGVYKKYYTQNFIQAWKE; encoded by the coding sequence TTGATTACTGCAATCTTAGGAATTGTATTTTATTTAAATATTCAAAATGGTGACGAGGAGATACTCGTAGAAGACGGTACGCAAAAGAAAGGAAGTAACCAGGACATTTCAAATAATTCGAGCGATGAAGGAACAAACTCTGAAAGACCAACGGACGGAGTTTCTACTTATATCGGAATGTCTAAAGAAACCTTAGAGGAAAACCTAGGCCAACCTAACAGAGTAGATCAGACTTATTATGGGTTTGATTGGTGGATTTATAATGCAGACCCTGCAAATTATTCTCAGATTGGTGTGAAAGACGGGAAGGTAGTAACCGTTTATGCCATCGGTTCGGAAGTGAATATAAGTCCCTTTAAGATAGGCCAACATGTAGATGAAATCTTTTCTTCTAGTTATGTAGAAACAGAAATAGGGTTAGATTTTGAGGGGAGTTCCTATCAATTTGAATTATCAGAATCGGATCTAAATACAAGGCCATTGTTGAAAATGGGGGATATTTTCGTTCAACTCTATATTGATAAATTTACGGCTACATTATCTAGTTTTAGGGTAATGGATGCAGAAACTTTATTGAAGCTAAGACCATATGAACTGGTTTATTTTGGTGAGTTGCAAGAGATTGAACCAGATGAGATGGTACCAGATGAAAAAGTAGAGGATGCAAATGAAAAACAAATATATGATATTACAAATATTATGAGAATGAGATTTGGACTGGCTAGCTTACAGTGGGACGAGAAAACGGCAACAGTAGCCTATGGACATAGCAAGGATATGGAAGAAAGCAATACTTTTTCGCATACATCTGAAAAGTTCGGCGAGCTCACCGATCGCTTAGAGGCCGGGGAAGTTTTTTATCAGGTAGCTGGTGAGAATATTGCCGCAAACTATGCGGATGCTCCAGCAGTTATGGAAGGCTGGTTAAATAGTAAAGGTCACCGGGAAAGCTTATTAAACGAAGACTTTACCCATATCGGAGTAGGTGTGTATAAAAAGTATTACACGCAAAACTTTATCCAAGCTTGGAAAGAATGA